The proteins below come from a single Elusimicrobiales bacterium genomic window:
- a CDS encoding 1,4-alpha-glucan branching protein domain-containing protein → MKNGKEKGYLLLQLHAHLPFIRHPEYEDFLEEDWFFEAMTETYLPLLDVYERLAQDGVDFRISMSLTPPLCAMMSDELLKNRFSKYLHQRLELSEKEMGRTQHTPYAPVAQMYHRKFRRIRELYEDYYHCNVLEGFKKFQDMGKLEIITCCATHGFLPLQLRKESVGAQIRIAADDYARRFGRNPRGIWLAECAYNPGDDAYLKAAGIRYFFMETHGVLYGSPRPRYGVYAPVYCPSGVAAFARDMESAHQVWSAEMGYPGDHRYREFYRDLGYDLEYEYIKPYLHSDGVRRNIAVKYHKITGKVALSEKQPYNPGEARDVAASHAGNFLFNRERQIEYLHGFLGKKPLITSMYDAELFGHWWYEGPDFLEFLFRKMHYDQDTIRPVTASEYLAENPDNQVIQPSMSSWGDKGYNEVWLNGTNDWIYRHLLKCAQRMSELANRFQSADGLLLRALNQAARELVLAQSSDWGFLMTVGSAANYSTKRTTEHVRNFNELYSQILGNGLNEEFVRGLEWRDNIFPHIDYRYYRS, encoded by the coding sequence ATGAAAAACGGTAAAGAAAAAGGCTATCTGCTTCTTCAGTTGCACGCGCATCTGCCCTTCATCCGGCATCCCGAGTACGAGGATTTCCTGGAGGAAGACTGGTTTTTTGAAGCGATGACGGAGACCTACCTGCCCCTGCTGGACGTTTACGAAAGGCTGGCGCAGGACGGGGTGGATTTCCGCATCAGCATGTCGCTGACGCCGCCGCTTTGCGCGATGATGTCGGACGAACTGCTGAAAAACCGCTTCTCCAAATACCTGCATCAGCGGCTGGAGCTGTCCGAAAAGGAAATGGGCCGCACCCAGCACACCCCGTACGCTCCCGTGGCGCAGATGTACCACCGCAAATTCCGCAGAATACGCGAGCTCTACGAGGATTATTACCACTGCAATGTGCTGGAGGGTTTCAAAAAATTCCAGGACATGGGCAAGCTGGAAATCATCACCTGCTGCGCCACCCACGGCTTTTTGCCGCTCCAGCTCAGAAAAGAATCTGTCGGCGCGCAAATCCGCATAGCGGCGGACGATTATGCCCGGCGCTTTGGCAGGAACCCGCGCGGCATATGGCTGGCGGAATGCGCCTACAATCCGGGCGACGACGCCTATCTGAAAGCAGCCGGAATACGGTATTTTTTCATGGAGACGCACGGGGTGCTTTACGGCTCGCCCCGTCCGCGCTACGGGGTGTACGCGCCGGTTTACTGCCCCTCGGGAGTGGCAGCCTTCGCGCGCGACATGGAATCCGCCCACCAGGTCTGGAGCGCCGAAATGGGCTATCCCGGCGACCACCGTTACCGCGAATTCTACCGCGACCTGGGCTATGACCTGGAATACGAGTATATCAAGCCCTATCTGCACTCCGACGGGGTGCGGCGCAACATAGCGGTCAAATACCACAAAATCACCGGCAAGGTCGCGCTCAGCGAAAAGCAGCCCTATAATCCGGGCGAGGCGCGCGACGTTGCCGCCAGCCACGCCGGCAATTTCCTGTTCAACCGCGAGCGGCAAATAGAATATCTGCACGGTTTCCTGGGCAAAAAGCCGCTGATTACCTCCATGTACGACGCGGAACTGTTCGGCCACTGGTGGTACGAGGGGCCGGATTTCCTGGAATTCCTGTTCCGCAAGATGCATTACGACCAGGACACAATCCGCCCGGTTACCGCCAGCGAATACCTGGCCGAGAATCCGGACAATCAGGTTATACAGCCCTCCATGTCCTCCTGGGGCGACAAGGGCTATAACGAGGTCTGGCTCAACGGCACCAACGACTGGATTTACCGCCACCTCCTCAAATGCGCCCAGCGCATGTCGGAGCTTGCCAACCGGTTCCAGTCCGCCGACGGGCTGCTGCTGCGCGCGCTCAACCAGGCGGCGCGGGAGCTTGTGCTGGCGCAGTCTTCGGACTGGGGATTTCTGATGACCGTGGGCAGCGCGGCCAATTATTCCACCAAGCGCACCACCGAGCATGTCAGGAACTTCAACGAGCTCTACAGCCAGATACTGGGAAACGGGCTTAACGAGGAATTTGTGCGCGGCCTTGAATGGCGCGACAACATATTCCCGCACATAGACTACCGCTACTACCGCTCGTAA
- a CDS encoding DUF4912 domain-containing protein has product MGSQNVSSTEYMKGQRGPAPVEGGRLPDSYGDTEAYLLPRDPLWMFLMWDITENATRNIKAAHGEDIFSAAKPVARVYDVTGIAQFDGGNARGYYDVPIVLAARSWYLNVPEAGKSYVCDVGLVTPDGKFILIVRSNAVSLPAGRVSDVTDENWMSVSGDFERLLKLSGVEYIGKGSGEVAKALAQRWEMLKAVFSRAASWGITSLPGGRREGGQRQFWLVADCELILYGATEPDAKVTVAGRSVKLNPDGTFSMRFSFPDGTLELPIHATSNDDVDHRSITITANRVTTSDEKR; this is encoded by the coding sequence ATGGGCTCGCAAAACGTGTCATCCACTGAATACATGAAGGGCCAGCGCGGCCCCGCGCCGGTTGAGGGCGGCAGGCTGCCGGATTCGTACGGCGATACCGAGGCGTATCTTCTGCCGCGGGACCCGCTCTGGATGTTCCTGATGTGGGACATCACCGAAAATGCCACCAGAAACATAAAAGCGGCGCATGGCGAGGATATTTTTTCCGCCGCAAAGCCGGTGGCGCGCGTCTACGACGTAACCGGCATCGCACAGTTTGACGGCGGCAACGCCCGCGGCTATTACGACGTTCCCATAGTGCTGGCGGCGCGCAGCTGGTATCTGAACGTGCCGGAAGCCGGCAAAAGCTATGTCTGCGACGTGGGGCTTGTTACGCCGGACGGCAAATTCATACTCATAGTCCGCAGCAACGCCGTTTCGCTGCCGGCGGGCCGCGTCTCGGATGTTACGGACGAGAACTGGATGTCGGTCAGCGGCGATTTTGAGCGGCTGCTCAAGCTCTCCGGCGTGGAGTACATAGGCAAAGGTTCCGGAGAGGTGGCCAAGGCTCTCGCCCAGCGCTGGGAGATGCTAAAGGCCGTGTTTTCGCGCGCGGCTTCCTGGGGAATCACCTCCCTTCCCGGCGGCAGGCGCGAGGGCGGCCAACGCCAGTTCTGGCTGGTTGCCGACTGCGAACTGATACTTTACGGCGCTACCGAGCCGGACGCCAAAGTTACCGTGGCGGGACGCAGCGTCAAGCTGAACCCGGACGGCACGTTCTCCATGCGGTTCTCGTTCCCGGACGGAACGCTTGAACTGCCCATACACGCCACAAGCAATGACGATGTGGACCATCGCAGCATAACCATCACCGCTAACAGAGTCACCACATCAGATGAAAAACGGTAA
- a CDS encoding deoxyhypusine synthase — MAYKKSDFLKKTIEHIDIRKHNVVKLVEDMDKMAFTARDTARAAKVYDMMLRDKKCSVFLCLAGSIFSAGLKKTVVEMVKNNMVDAIVSTGALIVDQDFFEAMGFKHYIGTPFGIDDNVLRDLHIDRIYDTFIDEDDLRVVDETMHKIADSLEPRPYSSREFIYEMGKYLSKNAKNRDSVVLAAYQKGVPIFVPAFSDCSAGFGMALHQHMNPAKHMSLDSAADFLELTKVKMEAGETGLFMIGGGVPKNFAQDTVVCAEVLGADVPMHKYAVQVTVADARDGALSGSTLKEASSWGKVSTSYEQMVYAEATLAVPVIAGYGYHKGAWKTRKARNFAAMFGKTETKRGQLCGCGCH; from the coding sequence ATGGCATACAAAAAATCTGATTTTCTGAAAAAGACCATAGAGCATATAGACATCCGCAAGCATAACGTGGTCAAACTGGTGGAGGATATGGATAAAATGGCCTTCACCGCGCGCGACACCGCCCGCGCCGCCAAAGTCTACGACATGATGCTGCGCGACAAAAAATGTTCCGTGTTCCTGTGCCTGGCCGGCTCCATATTCTCCGCCGGGCTGAAAAAGACCGTTGTGGAGATGGTCAAAAACAACATGGTGGATGCCATAGTCTCCACCGGCGCGCTTATCGTGGACCAGGATTTCTTTGAGGCGATGGGCTTCAAGCATTACATCGGCACACCCTTCGGCATAGACGATAATGTGCTGCGCGACCTGCATATAGACCGCATCTACGACACCTTCATAGACGAGGACGACCTGCGCGTTGTGGACGAGACCATGCACAAAATCGCCGACTCTCTGGAGCCGCGCCCCTACTCCTCGCGGGAGTTCATATACGAGATGGGCAAATACCTCTCCAAAAACGCCAAAAACCGGGATTCCGTGGTGCTGGCCGCCTATCAGAAAGGCGTGCCGATATTTGTGCCCGCGTTTTCGGACTGTTCGGCGGGGTTCGGCATGGCGCTGCATCAGCATATGAACCCGGCAAAGCACATGTCGCTTGATTCGGCGGCGGATTTTCTGGAGCTTACCAAAGTCAAAATGGAAGCCGGCGAGACCGGCCTGTTCATGATAGGCGGCGGCGTGCCCAAGAACTTCGCGCAGGACACCGTGGTCTGCGCCGAGGTGCTGGGCGCGGATGTGCCAATGCACAAATACGCCGTGCAGGTTACCGTGGCCGATGCGCGCGACGGCGCGTTGTCGGGCTCCACACTTAAAGAGGCCAGCTCCTGGGGCAAGGTGTCCACCTCCTACGAGCAGATGGTGTATGCCGAGGCCACCCTGGCCGTGCCGGTCATAGCGGGCTACGGCTACCACAAGGGCGCGTGGAAAACGCGCAAAGCCCGGAATTTTGCCGCGATGTTTGGCAAAACGGAAACAAAACGCGGCCAGCTTTGCGGCTGCGGCTGTCATTAA
- the recR gene encoding recombination mediator RecR, giving the protein MKTVERLKTAFRRLPGVGPRQAERFAMHFLRASPSQAEELACALRDVKNSVKLCRGCFSYCEGDTCAICADPSRDGRVICVVEEPQDIEAFERAGGFNGRYHVLHGAISPADGKGPSALRIAELLERVKTSGADEIIIATDPDAEGEASALYISRELRGLARVTRIGYGVPLGADLDYTDEATLGCAMKGRTPMG; this is encoded by the coding sequence ATGAAAACCGTTGAGCGTCTGAAAACCGCTTTCCGGCGGCTGCCGGGCGTGGGGCCCAGGCAGGCCGAGCGTTTCGCCATGCATTTCCTGCGCGCCTCGCCCTCCCAGGCCGAGGAGTTGGCCTGCGCGCTGCGCGATGTTAAAAATTCCGTCAAACTCTGCCGGGGCTGTTTCTCGTACTGCGAGGGCGACACCTGCGCGATATGCGCCGACCCGTCGCGCGACGGGCGCGTCATCTGCGTGGTGGAGGAGCCGCAGGACATAGAGGCTTTCGAGCGCGCCGGCGGCTTCAACGGGCGCTACCATGTGCTGCACGGCGCCATTTCCCCGGCCGACGGCAAAGGCCCCTCCGCGCTTAGGATTGCGGAGCTGCTGGAGCGCGTTAAAACCTCCGGCGCGGACGAAATCATAATCGCCACCGACCCGGACGCCGAAGGCGAGGCCTCCGCGCTTTATATTTCGCGCGAGCTGCGCGGCCTTGCCAGGGTTACGCGCATAGGCTACGGCGTGCCGCTGGGCGCGGACCTGGATTATACCGACGAGGCGACGCTGGGCTGCGCCATGAAAGGCCGCACGCCCATGGGGTGA
- a CDS encoding SIS domain-containing protein, with protein MSFTDDFFRRLEAAFRKVEAADGSGAKLSVPEAAEAAYSLMRRAAAAGGKVIIIGNGGSAGIASHISLDLWKNGGIRSLAFNDPSLLTALANDLGTERIFEAPVREFAESRDALIAISSSGKSPNIINAVKAAAEKGCAVITMSGFAPDNPLRGAGAVNFYVPDTGYGFVETVHAGLCHCLVDMAISDRKPRPA; from the coding sequence ATGTCATTTACGGACGATTTTTTCCGGCGGCTTGAGGCCGCGTTCAGAAAAGTTGAGGCAGCCGACGGCTCCGGCGCAAAGCTGTCCGTGCCGGAGGCGGCGGAGGCCGCCTACTCCCTCATGCGCCGCGCCGCCGCGGCGGGGGGGAAAGTCATCATCATCGGCAACGGCGGCAGCGCGGGCATAGCCAGCCACATCTCGCTTGATTTATGGAAAAACGGCGGCATCAGGTCGCTGGCTTTCAACGATCCGTCTCTTCTGACCGCGCTGGCCAACGACCTGGGGACGGAGCGGATTTTTGAAGCCCCCGTCCGCGAATTCGCCGAAAGCCGCGACGCGCTTATAGCCATAAGCAGTTCCGGCAAATCGCCCAATATCATCAACGCCGTGAAGGCCGCCGCCGAAAAAGGCTGCGCCGTCATCACCATGTCCGGCTTTGCGCCCGACAATCCGCTGCGCGGAGCCGGGGCGGTCAATTTCTATGTTCCGGACACCGGCTACGGCTTTGTGGAAACCGTCCACGCCGGCCTGTGCCACTGCCTCGTGGACATGGCCATCAGCGACAGAAAACCCCGCCCCGCATAA
- the dnaX gene encoding DNA polymerase III subunit gamma/tau yields MTESQYRNFARKYRPETFAEMAGQEHVTKTLCNSLKLGRVAHAYLFYGPRGCGKTTAARVLAKALNCQSNDGKPAPEPCCKCRPCQEIAAGADMDVLEMDAASHTQVEKIREVILDTVSLSPARDRYKVFILDEVHMLSASSFNALLKTVEEPPPHVVFILATTERHKVPATIISRCQSFRIRPFMPEAIAEHLARIAAAEKIDISRDALAFIARSAGGVMRDAHSLLDRAVSHCAGKIEAADVSEMLGAAPEELIGQAVSAVLARDGAALHAVFRKANTEGFEPAALLRDIRNGFASMFFCRIDPAAQEPFPGAAELAKSRQSAELASLARRIGRLADEIRFSDTQAVAAEVGLFTLLESVPDIDGFVRRLESLESRLSGEAAAPPRPVLPAAAKAETAAAPQPRPSAAAQPETLPEPARKSVLPQKPAQAAPPAPSEPDGVVWKKLLDSLARKRPMLHDLLKSASVEFSAQAWTVSVPGNFAYQSAGRNAAAVSAELEAVSGRHIKLLFHEAPAQEPPPDGGETAPADSISDEDSLAGAAWQDINSASAPQDAAVRKVVKLFNGKVIKK; encoded by the coding sequence ATGACCGAATCACAATACCGTAATTTCGCGCGCAAATACAGGCCGGAAACCTTCGCGGAGATGGCCGGGCAGGAGCATGTAACAAAGACCCTCTGCAACTCGCTCAAGCTTGGCAGGGTGGCGCACGCATACCTTTTCTACGGCCCGCGCGGCTGCGGCAAGACAACGGCGGCCCGCGTGCTGGCCAAGGCGCTCAACTGCCAGTCCAACGACGGCAAGCCCGCGCCGGAGCCGTGCTGCAAATGCCGCCCCTGCCAGGAAATCGCCGCCGGCGCCGACATGGACGTGCTGGAAATGGACGCCGCCAGCCATACCCAGGTGGAAAAAATCCGCGAGGTTATACTGGACACCGTCTCCCTAAGCCCGGCGCGCGACAGATACAAGGTTTTCATACTGGACGAGGTGCACATGCTCTCGGCCAGTTCCTTCAACGCGCTGCTAAAGACCGTGGAGGAGCCGCCCCCGCATGTGGTGTTCATCCTCGCCACCACCGAGCGGCACAAGGTTCCGGCCACCATAATATCGCGCTGCCAGTCTTTCCGCATACGGCCTTTCATGCCGGAGGCGATAGCGGAGCATCTGGCCCGCATCGCCGCGGCGGAAAAAATAGACATTTCGCGCGACGCGCTGGCCTTCATCGCCCGGTCCGCCGGCGGAGTGATGCGCGACGCGCACAGCCTGCTGGACCGCGCCGTGTCCCACTGCGCGGGGAAAATAGAGGCCGCCGACGTTTCCGAAATGCTGGGCGCCGCGCCGGAGGAGCTTATCGGGCAGGCGGTTTCCGCCGTGCTGGCGCGCGACGGCGCCGCGCTGCATGCGGTGTTTCGCAAGGCGAACACGGAGGGTTTTGAGCCCGCCGCCCTGCTGCGCGACATCAGAAACGGCTTTGCCTCCATGTTTTTCTGCCGCATAGACCCCGCCGCGCAGGAGCCTTTCCCCGGCGCCGCCGAACTTGCCAAAAGCCGCCAGTCCGCGGAGCTTGCCAGTCTGGCGCGCAGGATAGGCCGGCTGGCGGACGAGATTCGCTTTTCCGACACGCAGGCCGTCGCTGCCGAGGTGGGGCTGTTCACGCTGCTGGAGTCGGTTCCCGATATTGACGGGTTTGTGCGCAGGCTGGAATCTCTTGAATCCCGCCTGTCCGGCGAGGCCGCCGCGCCGCCCCGTCCTGTTTTGCCCGCCGCCGCAAAAGCCGAAACGGCGGCCGCTCCGCAGCCCCGGCCTTCCGCGGCGGCGCAGCCTGAAACGCTGCCGGAGCCGGCGCGGAAATCGGTTCTGCCGCAAAAGCCCGCGCAGGCCGCGCCGCCGGCCCCATCGGAGCCGGACGGCGTTGTCTGGAAAAAGCTGCTGGACTCGCTTGCCCGCAAGCGGCCCATGCTGCACGATTTGCTGAAGTCCGCTTCCGTTGAATTTTCCGCGCAGGCGTGGACGGTTTCCGTGCCCGGCAATTTCGCCTACCAGTCGGCGGGGCGCAACGCCGCCGCCGTCTCCGCGGAGCTGGAGGCGGTGTCAGGGCGGCATATCAAGCTGCTGTTTCACGAGGCTCCCGCGCAGGAGCCGCCGCCCGACGGCGGCGAAACCGCCCCCGCGGATTCCATCTCGGACGAGGATTCTCTTGCCGGGGCCGCCTGGCAGGACATAAATTCCGCCTCCGCGCCGCAGGACGCGGCGGTGCGCAAGGTGGTAAAGCTTTTTAACGGGAAAGTGATAAAGAAATGA
- a CDS encoding GNAT family N-acetyltransferase encodes MNFEIRRAGREDVSALAGIEAAQPFAAGWGEKGLLAELDKRESLLLAAFGPDGAAGFCCAAVLPPEMQILNIAVSPARARAGIASALIAAARSRAVQAGCALVTLEVSAANSAAIALYGKLGFSVVGRRPKFYNGCCDALLMNLEIMP; translated from the coding sequence ATGAACTTTGAAATCCGCCGCGCCGGGCGGGAGGATGTGTCCGCGCTGGCCGGCATAGAGGCCGCGCAGCCGTTTGCCGCCGGCTGGGGCGAAAAGGGGCTGCTGGCGGAACTGGACAAGCGCGAATCTCTTCTGCTGGCGGCTTTCGGGCCGGACGGGGCGGCGGGATTTTGCTGCGCGGCGGTGCTGCCGCCGGAAATGCAAATACTCAATATAGCGGTGTCGCCGGCCCGCGCGCGGGCGGGGATAGCCTCCGCGCTTATCGCGGCGGCGCGCTCCCGCGCCGTGCAGGCGGGCTGCGCCCTTGTAACGCTGGAAGTCAGCGCCGCCAATTCCGCCGCCATCGCGCTTTACGGAAAGCTGGGGTTTTCTGTTGTGGGCCGCAGGCCCAAATTCTATAATGGTTGCTGCGATGCGCTGCTTATGAATTTGGAGATAATGCCATGA
- a CDS encoding DoxX family protein — MVFESKSPPPALRALVLLAGRLLAALAFLAVSLGQALHYGDACAAARSLGMPWADVYVAAASAMQFAGGLMLGLGWRARLGAAFLSASLLPAVWMFTLPAANRLYLAGALAALGGLMPYLVTGAGPYSLDNLRRVLSK, encoded by the coding sequence ATGGTATTTGAAAGCAAGTCGCCGCCGCCGGCGCTGCGCGCCCTTGTTTTGCTGGCGGGGCGGCTGCTGGCGGCGCTTGCTTTTCTGGCGGTATCGCTGGGCCAGGCCCTGCATTATGGCGACGCATGCGCGGCGGCGCGTTCATTGGGAATGCCGTGGGCGGATGTTTATGTGGCCGCCGCGTCCGCCATGCAGTTTGCGGGCGGGCTGATGCTGGGGCTTGGCTGGCGGGCGCGGCTGGGCGCGGCGTTTTTATCTGCCAGCCTGCTGCCGGCGGTGTGGATGTTTACCCTGCCGGCGGCCAACAGGCTTTACCTGGCCGGCGCGCTTGCCGCGCTGGGCGGGCTTATGCCGTATCTGGTTACGGGCGCGGGGCCATACAGCCTGGATAATCTGCGCCGGGTGCTTTCAAAATGA
- a CDS encoding tetratricopeptide repeat protein → MKYLLPMLLSVLCAAPARASRQGEAYMRYIHGLLSEYEGKSEDAAADYAEVIKLDPKASSVGRQAVQLAARLGKMDEAARLTEELVKNDPAESDNWAMKGAVAWARNDRDGAIKAYEKAVSLNPANAPALYQAAQILKPSNPQAAYGYLDKYMEAEPEAAPQTLVEMANIKFKNGDPALAETLLKKCQSKFPDVITCRYALAQLYEISGDTEAALGQLKSVEPLDPASAALMSHLGGVCMALGKTEEARQYFLKTKKLDAGNSDAAFWLAALAEHDGDFAAAADYIRASSSYDSDPALSLRLSYYLTQTGRYSDAVGELEQARKKWPDNYELGYFLALGLDDTGQTRKAMDILKDITAAKPDYREAQLQYGIMAEKTGDMATAEAQFKKLLEKTPDDAMVLNYLGYSLADRGMKLDDAEGYIKRALSVSPDNGAYIDSLGWIYFKKGRHADALAQLKRAAGIINGDETVWQHLGDVFCALGDFKNGWLSYKISQGIKPDQKDIASKAETAEKKLSRADTAALALDFMKQARPRALKYGALCALTASGGGKAAEFGAIISYSSAALSLDVSGPLFTPAAGYKLSVEEGGARAFSSSYGAGSDQLDKIARRMMNLLYDYYSGGIYPPKPDKFSGGCLKARGGEVCLDKTGAFAEEFTRSDDGKVSLKTGFSKPGAGKMPDLMEFKSSGLKISFTVTKSQLEQQPRRYTVPGLE, encoded by the coding sequence ATGAAATATCTGCTGCCCATGCTGCTTTCCGTTCTGTGCGCCGCGCCCGCCCGCGCCTCCCGGCAGGGCGAGGCGTATATGCGCTATATTCACGGCCTGCTAAGCGAATATGAGGGGAAAAGCGAGGACGCCGCCGCCGATTACGCCGAGGTCATCAAGCTGGACCCGAAGGCCTCCTCCGTGGGCCGGCAGGCGGTGCAGCTGGCCGCGCGGCTGGGCAAAATGGACGAGGCCGCCCGCCTGACCGAGGAATTGGTCAAAAACGACCCCGCCGAATCCGACAACTGGGCCATGAAAGGCGCCGTCGCCTGGGCCAGAAACGACAGGGACGGCGCAATCAAGGCCTACGAGAAGGCCGTCTCCCTCAACCCCGCCAACGCTCCGGCGCTTTACCAGGCGGCGCAGATATTAAAGCCCTCCAACCCGCAGGCCGCCTACGGCTATCTGGACAAATACATGGAGGCGGAGCCGGAAGCCGCGCCGCAGACTCTGGTGGAAATGGCCAACATAAAATTCAAAAACGGCGACCCGGCGCTTGCCGAGACGCTGCTTAAAAAATGCCAGTCTAAATTCCCGGACGTGATAACCTGCCGCTACGCGCTGGCGCAGCTCTATGAAATAAGCGGCGACACCGAAGCCGCGCTGGGCCAGCTTAAATCCGTAGAGCCGCTGGACCCGGCCAGCGCGGCGCTGATGTCGCATCTGGGCGGGGTGTGCATGGCGCTGGGCAAGACGGAAGAGGCGCGCCAGTACTTTCTTAAAACCAAAAAACTTGATGCCGGCAACTCCGACGCCGCCTTCTGGCTGGCCGCGCTGGCCGAGCATGACGGCGATTTCGCCGCCGCGGCGGATTACATCCGCGCCAGCTCCTCCTACGACAGCGACCCGGCCCTGTCGCTGCGCCTTAGCTATTACCTGACGCAGACCGGACGCTATTCCGACGCCGTGGGCGAGCTTGAGCAGGCCCGCAAAAAATGGCCCGATAATTACGAACTGGGCTACTTCCTTGCGTTGGGACTGGACGACACCGGACAGACCCGCAAGGCCATGGACATACTAAAGGACATCACCGCCGCCAAACCGGACTACCGCGAGGCGCAGCTTCAGTACGGCATCATGGCCGAAAAAACCGGCGACATGGCGACAGCGGAGGCGCAGTTCAAAAAACTGCTGGAAAAAACCCCGGACGACGCGATGGTGCTGAATTATCTCGGCTATTCGCTTGCCGACAGGGGCATGAAGCTGGATGATGCCGAAGGCTATATAAAACGCGCCCTGTCCGTTTCGCCGGACAACGGCGCATACATAGATTCGCTGGGCTGGATTTATTTCAAGAAAGGCCGCCACGCCGACGCGCTGGCCCAGCTCAAACGCGCCGCCGGCATAATCAACGGGGACGAAACCGTCTGGCAGCATCTGGGCGACGTGTTCTGCGCGCTGGGGGATTTCAAAAACGGCTGGCTGTCCTATAAAATCTCGCAGGGCATAAAGCCGGACCAGAAAGACATAGCCTCCAAAGCCGAAACCGCGGAAAAGAAACTTTCCCGCGCCGACACCGCCGCGCTGGCGCTGGATTTCATGAAGCAGGCGCGGCCCCGCGCGCTTAAATACGGCGCGCTGTGCGCGCTGACGGCCTCCGGCGGGGGCAAGGCGGCGGAGTTCGGCGCGATAATAAGCTACAGCAGCGCGGCGCTGTCGCTGGACGTGTCGGGGCCGCTGTTTACTCCGGCGGCGGGCTACAAACTATCAGTGGAGGAAGGCGGCGCGCGCGCCTTCTCGTCCTCCTACGGGGCAGGCTCGGATCAACTGGATAAAATAGCGCGGCGGATGATGAATCTGCTTTACGATTACTATTCGGGCGGGATATACCCGCCAAAGCCGGACAAATTCTCCGGCGGCTGCCTGAAAGCCCGTGGCGGGGAAGTCTGTCTGGATAAAACCGGCGCTTTCGCCGAGGAATTCACCCGCAGCGACGACGGCAAGGTATCGCTGAAAACCGGATTTTCAAAGCCGGGCGCGGGAAAAATGCCGGACCTGATGGAATTCAAATCCTCCGGGCTTAAAATCAGCTTCACCGTAACCAAATCGCAATTGGAGCAGCAGCCCCGCCGCTACACGGTCCCGGGACTGGAATAA